One genomic region from Capra hircus breed San Clemente chromosome 18, ASM170441v1, whole genome shotgun sequence encodes:
- the ZNF175 gene encoding zinc finger protein 175 isoform X1, with the protein MLRISSVPPEPLGQAISWRLQDLPTQLKLTLPSSSDWSPLMPTQLQAPGKSGVVSKRDQELKPRRDMLADANLPQRPQVLGLEEQDVSCEGLVSFEDVTMDFSREEWQQLDPAQRHLYQDVMLEIYSHFFSVGYHIPNPEIIFRIEEGKEPWMRETEVPCQRYHEGEFGLETPQQEISEEASFHNEMMGGVTRDGSWCSILEELWKQADQTERDLKNQNKPSHHGAFFSKKTLNTERDCDYKYPGKVIQARPHLISSQKGPHKRCSVAKRLKPNLEATRQNQSSTTKHLDDMVGSGQPVIHSSSSASCKNTHTGENFREGNICTKAFSQKQLLTQHQVHTQEKPDKCTECGRDFTHKSHLLEQQRFHSVENLQECGKCGKAFTSQPKLGFCVTDHTGNIPYICKECGKVFIQRPELVTHQKTHTRKKPHKCHECGKTFFQMLSLFRHQRTHTREKLYECSECGKGFSQNSTLSIHQKIHTGERQYVCSECGKAFTQKSTLSLHQRIHSGEKSYVCIECGQAFIQKAHLIVHQRSHTGEKPYQCHSCGKSFISKSQLDIHHRIHTGEKPYECSDCGKTFTQKSHLNIHQKIHTGERHHVCSECGKAFNQKSILSMHQRIHTGEKPYKCSDCGKAFTSKSQFREHQRIHTGEKPYVCAACGKAFNGRSNFHKHQMTHNRERTFACYKCGTTFVEKSELITHQRTHIGEKPYECCDCGKSFSRKPQLKVHQRIHTGERPYVCSKCGKSFNNRSNFNKHQTTHTRDKSYKSS; encoded by the exons ATGCTGAG GATTTCCAGTGTCCCTCCAGAGCCCCTGGGTCAGGCCATATCATGGAGACTGCAGGATCTCCCTACACAGCTCAAGTTGACTCTTCCCAGCAGCTCTGATTGGAGCCCTCTGATGCCCACCCAGCTGCAGGCTCCTGGGAAGAGTGGAGTTGTCAGCAAGAGAGACCAAGAATTGAAGCCCAGAAGGGACATGCTTGCTGATGCGAATTTGCCCCAGAGGCCCCAGGTCTTGGGTTTAGAGGAGCAGGATGTATCGTGTGAG GGGTTAGTGTCTTTTGAGGATGTGACCATGGACTTCAGCAGAGAGGAGTGGCAGCAACTGGACCCTGCCCAGAGACACCTGTATCAGGATGTGATGCTGGAGATCTACAGCCACTTTTTCTCCGTGG GGTATcacattcccaacccagagatcattTTCAGGATTGAAGAAGGAAAGGAACCATGGATGAGGGAGACTGAAGTCCCATGTCAGAGGTATCACG AAGGGGAGTTTGGGCTTGAAACCCCGCAACAGGAAATTTCTGAAGAAGCTTCATTTCACAATGAGATGATGGGTGGAGTCACAAGAGATGGTTCATGGTGTTCCATTTTAGAAGAACTGTGGAAACAAGCTGACCAAACAGAGAGGGAtctgaaaaatcaaaataaacctTCACATCATGGGGCTTTCTTCAGTAAGAAAACACTGAACACAGAGAGGGACTGTGATTACAAGTACCCTGGAAAAGTCATTCAGGCAAGGCCCCACCTTATTTCTTCACAAAAGGGACCTCATAAACGTTGCTCAGTTGCAAAAAGGTTGAAGCCTAACCTAGAAGCAACTCGTCAAAATCAAAGCAGTACCACAAAACACCTTGATGATATGGTTGGATCTGGTCAGCCAGTTATCCATAGCTCTTCCAGTGCCAGCTGCAAGAATACTCACACAGGAGAGAACTTCCGTGAAGGTAATATATGTACAAAAGCCTTCAGCCAGAAACAGTTACTCACACAACATCAAGTTCATACTCAGGAAAAACCAGATAAGTGTACTGAATGTGGGAGGGACTTCACCCACAAGTCACACCTGCTTGAGCAACAGAGATTCCATAGTGTAGAAAACCTCCAGGAATGTGGtaaatgtgggaaagccttcaccTCACAACCAAAACTCGGGTTCTGTGTGACAGATCATACAGGTAACATACCGTATATATGTAAGGAATGTGGAAAAGTCTTCATTCAGAGGCCAGAACTGGTTACACACCAGAAGACTCATACTAGAAAAAAGCCCCATAAATGCCATGAATGTGGAAAAACTTTCTTCCAGATGTTATCTCTCTTCAGAcatcaaagaactcatacaagAGAAAAACTCTATgaatgcagtgaatgtgggaaaggCTTCTCCCAGAATTCAACTCTCAGTATACATCAGAAAATCCACACTGGCGAGCGACAGTATGtatgcagtgaatgtgggaaggccttcaCCCAGAAATCAACACTCAGCTTGCACCAGAGAATCCATTCAGGGGAGAAGTCTTATGTGTGTATTGAATGTGGCCAGGCCTTTATCCAGAAGGCGCACCTGATTGTACATCAGAGAagtcacactggagagaagccttatcaGTGTCACAGCTGTGGGAAATCCTTCATTTCCAAGTCACAACTTGATATACATCATCGAATCCACACTGGGGAGAAACCTTATGAATGCAGTGACTGTGGGAAGACCTTTACCCAAAAGTCACACCTCAACATACACCAGAAaattcacactggagaaagaCACCATGTGTGCAGTGAATGCGGGAAGGCCTTCAACCAGAAGTCAATCCTCAGCATGCATCAGcgaattcacactggagagaagccttacaAATGCAGTGACTGTGGGAAGGCCTTTACTTCCAAGTCACAGTTCAGAGAGCATCAGCGGatccacacaggagagaaaccctacGTATGTGCTGCATGTGGGAAGGCTTTCAATGGTAGATCAAATTTCCATAAACATCAGATGACTCACAATAGAGAGAGAACCTTTGCCTGTTACAAGTGTGGGACCACTTTCGTCGAGAAATCAGAGTTAATCACACATCAGAGAACACAtattggagagaaaccttatgaatGCTGTGACTGCGGGAAATCCTTCAGTAGGAAACCACAACTCAAAGTGCATCAACGAATTCACACAGGAGAGAGACCTTATGTGTGTTCCAAGTGTGGGAAGAGCTTCAACAACAGGTCAAATTTTAATAAACACCAGACAACTCACACCAGAGATAAATCTTATAAAAGCAGTTAA
- the ZNF175 gene encoding zinc finger protein 175 isoform X2, with the protein MPTQLQAPGKSGVVSKRDQELKPRRDMLADANLPQRPQVLGLEEQDVSCEGLVSFEDVTMDFSREEWQQLDPAQRHLYQDVMLEIYSHFFSVGYHIPNPEIIFRIEEGKEPWMRETEVPCQRYHEGEFGLETPQQEISEEASFHNEMMGGVTRDGSWCSILEELWKQADQTERDLKNQNKPSHHGAFFSKKTLNTERDCDYKYPGKVIQARPHLISSQKGPHKRCSVAKRLKPNLEATRQNQSSTTKHLDDMVGSGQPVIHSSSSASCKNTHTGENFREGNICTKAFSQKQLLTQHQVHTQEKPDKCTECGRDFTHKSHLLEQQRFHSVENLQECGKCGKAFTSQPKLGFCVTDHTGNIPYICKECGKVFIQRPELVTHQKTHTRKKPHKCHECGKTFFQMLSLFRHQRTHTREKLYECSECGKGFSQNSTLSIHQKIHTGERQYVCSECGKAFTQKSTLSLHQRIHSGEKSYVCIECGQAFIQKAHLIVHQRSHTGEKPYQCHSCGKSFISKSQLDIHHRIHTGEKPYECSDCGKTFTQKSHLNIHQKIHTGERHHVCSECGKAFNQKSILSMHQRIHTGEKPYKCSDCGKAFTSKSQFREHQRIHTGEKPYVCAACGKAFNGRSNFHKHQMTHNRERTFACYKCGTTFVEKSELITHQRTHIGEKPYECCDCGKSFSRKPQLKVHQRIHTGERPYVCSKCGKSFNNRSNFNKHQTTHTRDKSYKSS; encoded by the exons ATGCCCACCCAGCTGCAGGCTCCTGGGAAGAGTGGAGTTGTCAGCAAGAGAGACCAAGAATTGAAGCCCAGAAGGGACATGCTTGCTGATGCGAATTTGCCCCAGAGGCCCCAGGTCTTGGGTTTAGAGGAGCAGGATGTATCGTGTGAG GGGTTAGTGTCTTTTGAGGATGTGACCATGGACTTCAGCAGAGAGGAGTGGCAGCAACTGGACCCTGCCCAGAGACACCTGTATCAGGATGTGATGCTGGAGATCTACAGCCACTTTTTCTCCGTGG GGTATcacattcccaacccagagatcattTTCAGGATTGAAGAAGGAAAGGAACCATGGATGAGGGAGACTGAAGTCCCATGTCAGAGGTATCACG AAGGGGAGTTTGGGCTTGAAACCCCGCAACAGGAAATTTCTGAAGAAGCTTCATTTCACAATGAGATGATGGGTGGAGTCACAAGAGATGGTTCATGGTGTTCCATTTTAGAAGAACTGTGGAAACAAGCTGACCAAACAGAGAGGGAtctgaaaaatcaaaataaacctTCACATCATGGGGCTTTCTTCAGTAAGAAAACACTGAACACAGAGAGGGACTGTGATTACAAGTACCCTGGAAAAGTCATTCAGGCAAGGCCCCACCTTATTTCTTCACAAAAGGGACCTCATAAACGTTGCTCAGTTGCAAAAAGGTTGAAGCCTAACCTAGAAGCAACTCGTCAAAATCAAAGCAGTACCACAAAACACCTTGATGATATGGTTGGATCTGGTCAGCCAGTTATCCATAGCTCTTCCAGTGCCAGCTGCAAGAATACTCACACAGGAGAGAACTTCCGTGAAGGTAATATATGTACAAAAGCCTTCAGCCAGAAACAGTTACTCACACAACATCAAGTTCATACTCAGGAAAAACCAGATAAGTGTACTGAATGTGGGAGGGACTTCACCCACAAGTCACACCTGCTTGAGCAACAGAGATTCCATAGTGTAGAAAACCTCCAGGAATGTGGtaaatgtgggaaagccttcaccTCACAACCAAAACTCGGGTTCTGTGTGACAGATCATACAGGTAACATACCGTATATATGTAAGGAATGTGGAAAAGTCTTCATTCAGAGGCCAGAACTGGTTACACACCAGAAGACTCATACTAGAAAAAAGCCCCATAAATGCCATGAATGTGGAAAAACTTTCTTCCAGATGTTATCTCTCTTCAGAcatcaaagaactcatacaagAGAAAAACTCTATgaatgcagtgaatgtgggaaaggCTTCTCCCAGAATTCAACTCTCAGTATACATCAGAAAATCCACACTGGCGAGCGACAGTATGtatgcagtgaatgtgggaaggccttcaCCCAGAAATCAACACTCAGCTTGCACCAGAGAATCCATTCAGGGGAGAAGTCTTATGTGTGTATTGAATGTGGCCAGGCCTTTATCCAGAAGGCGCACCTGATTGTACATCAGAGAagtcacactggagagaagccttatcaGTGTCACAGCTGTGGGAAATCCTTCATTTCCAAGTCACAACTTGATATACATCATCGAATCCACACTGGGGAGAAACCTTATGAATGCAGTGACTGTGGGAAGACCTTTACCCAAAAGTCACACCTCAACATACACCAGAAaattcacactggagaaagaCACCATGTGTGCAGTGAATGCGGGAAGGCCTTCAACCAGAAGTCAATCCTCAGCATGCATCAGcgaattcacactggagagaagccttacaAATGCAGTGACTGTGGGAAGGCCTTTACTTCCAAGTCACAGTTCAGAGAGCATCAGCGGatccacacaggagagaaaccctacGTATGTGCTGCATGTGGGAAGGCTTTCAATGGTAGATCAAATTTCCATAAACATCAGATGACTCACAATAGAGAGAGAACCTTTGCCTGTTACAAGTGTGGGACCACTTTCGTCGAGAAATCAGAGTTAATCACACATCAGAGAACACAtattggagagaaaccttatgaatGCTGTGACTGCGGGAAATCCTTCAGTAGGAAACCACAACTCAAAGTGCATCAACGAATTCACACAGGAGAGAGACCTTATGTGTGTTCCAAGTGTGGGAAGAGCTTCAACAACAGGTCAAATTTTAATAAACACCAGACAACTCACACCAGAGATAAATCTTATAAAAGCAGTTAA
- the ZNF175 gene encoding zinc finger protein 175 isoform X3 gives MDFSREEWQQLDPAQRHLYQDVMLEIYSHFFSVGYHIPNPEIIFRIEEGKEPWMRETEVPCQRYHEGEFGLETPQQEISEEASFHNEMMGGVTRDGSWCSILEELWKQADQTERDLKNQNKPSHHGAFFSKKTLNTERDCDYKYPGKVIQARPHLISSQKGPHKRCSVAKRLKPNLEATRQNQSSTTKHLDDMVGSGQPVIHSSSSASCKNTHTGENFREGNICTKAFSQKQLLTQHQVHTQEKPDKCTECGRDFTHKSHLLEQQRFHSVENLQECGKCGKAFTSQPKLGFCVTDHTGNIPYICKECGKVFIQRPELVTHQKTHTRKKPHKCHECGKTFFQMLSLFRHQRTHTREKLYECSECGKGFSQNSTLSIHQKIHTGERQYVCSECGKAFTQKSTLSLHQRIHSGEKSYVCIECGQAFIQKAHLIVHQRSHTGEKPYQCHSCGKSFISKSQLDIHHRIHTGEKPYECSDCGKTFTQKSHLNIHQKIHTGERHHVCSECGKAFNQKSILSMHQRIHTGEKPYKCSDCGKAFTSKSQFREHQRIHTGEKPYVCAACGKAFNGRSNFHKHQMTHNRERTFACYKCGTTFVEKSELITHQRTHIGEKPYECCDCGKSFSRKPQLKVHQRIHTGERPYVCSKCGKSFNNRSNFNKHQTTHTRDKSYKSS, from the exons ATGGACTTCAGCAGAGAGGAGTGGCAGCAACTGGACCCTGCCCAGAGACACCTGTATCAGGATGTGATGCTGGAGATCTACAGCCACTTTTTCTCCGTGG GGTATcacattcccaacccagagatcattTTCAGGATTGAAGAAGGAAAGGAACCATGGATGAGGGAGACTGAAGTCCCATGTCAGAGGTATCACG AAGGGGAGTTTGGGCTTGAAACCCCGCAACAGGAAATTTCTGAAGAAGCTTCATTTCACAATGAGATGATGGGTGGAGTCACAAGAGATGGTTCATGGTGTTCCATTTTAGAAGAACTGTGGAAACAAGCTGACCAAACAGAGAGGGAtctgaaaaatcaaaataaacctTCACATCATGGGGCTTTCTTCAGTAAGAAAACACTGAACACAGAGAGGGACTGTGATTACAAGTACCCTGGAAAAGTCATTCAGGCAAGGCCCCACCTTATTTCTTCACAAAAGGGACCTCATAAACGTTGCTCAGTTGCAAAAAGGTTGAAGCCTAACCTAGAAGCAACTCGTCAAAATCAAAGCAGTACCACAAAACACCTTGATGATATGGTTGGATCTGGTCAGCCAGTTATCCATAGCTCTTCCAGTGCCAGCTGCAAGAATACTCACACAGGAGAGAACTTCCGTGAAGGTAATATATGTACAAAAGCCTTCAGCCAGAAACAGTTACTCACACAACATCAAGTTCATACTCAGGAAAAACCAGATAAGTGTACTGAATGTGGGAGGGACTTCACCCACAAGTCACACCTGCTTGAGCAACAGAGATTCCATAGTGTAGAAAACCTCCAGGAATGTGGtaaatgtgggaaagccttcaccTCACAACCAAAACTCGGGTTCTGTGTGACAGATCATACAGGTAACATACCGTATATATGTAAGGAATGTGGAAAAGTCTTCATTCAGAGGCCAGAACTGGTTACACACCAGAAGACTCATACTAGAAAAAAGCCCCATAAATGCCATGAATGTGGAAAAACTTTCTTCCAGATGTTATCTCTCTTCAGAcatcaaagaactcatacaagAGAAAAACTCTATgaatgcagtgaatgtgggaaaggCTTCTCCCAGAATTCAACTCTCAGTATACATCAGAAAATCCACACTGGCGAGCGACAGTATGtatgcagtgaatgtgggaaggccttcaCCCAGAAATCAACACTCAGCTTGCACCAGAGAATCCATTCAGGGGAGAAGTCTTATGTGTGTATTGAATGTGGCCAGGCCTTTATCCAGAAGGCGCACCTGATTGTACATCAGAGAagtcacactggagagaagccttatcaGTGTCACAGCTGTGGGAAATCCTTCATTTCCAAGTCACAACTTGATATACATCATCGAATCCACACTGGGGAGAAACCTTATGAATGCAGTGACTGTGGGAAGACCTTTACCCAAAAGTCACACCTCAACATACACCAGAAaattcacactggagaaagaCACCATGTGTGCAGTGAATGCGGGAAGGCCTTCAACCAGAAGTCAATCCTCAGCATGCATCAGcgaattcacactggagagaagccttacaAATGCAGTGACTGTGGGAAGGCCTTTACTTCCAAGTCACAGTTCAGAGAGCATCAGCGGatccacacaggagagaaaccctacGTATGTGCTGCATGTGGGAAGGCTTTCAATGGTAGATCAAATTTCCATAAACATCAGATGACTCACAATAGAGAGAGAACCTTTGCCTGTTACAAGTGTGGGACCACTTTCGTCGAGAAATCAGAGTTAATCACACATCAGAGAACACAtattggagagaaaccttatgaatGCTGTGACTGCGGGAAATCCTTCAGTAGGAAACCACAACTCAAAGTGCATCAACGAATTCACACAGGAGAGAGACCTTATGTGTGTTCCAAGTGTGGGAAGAGCTTCAACAACAGGTCAAATTTTAATAAACACCAGACAACTCACACCAGAGATAAATCTTATAAAAGCAGTTAA